The following are encoded together in the Patescibacteria group bacterium genome:
- the rpmB gene encoding 50S ribosomal protein L28, translated as MRKCQFCGKSSQKGNQISHSAVKTIKRTYPNLRVKCLEINGKKVKVKICAKCLKKISN; from the coding sequence ATGAGAAAATGTCAATTTTGCGGGAAAAGTTCCCAAAAAGGGAACCAAATAAGCCATTCGGCCGTTAAAACTATTAAGCGGACATATCCCAATTTGCGGGTAAAATGTTTGGAAATTAATGGTAAAAAGGTAAAAGTTAAAATCTGCGCGAAATGCCTGAAAAAAATTAGTAATTAG
- the rpmG gene encoding 50S ribosomal protein L33: MARTSRILLKLVCEKCKSANYITEKNKVNTTEKLAIKKHCRNCRKTTTHKESTRLK; encoded by the coding sequence ATGGCAAGAACATCGCGAATTTTATTAAAATTGGTTTGCGAGAAATGCAAAAGCGCAAACTACATAACGGAGAAAAACAAAGTTAACACTACGGAGAAGCTGGCTATTAAAAAGCATTGCCGAAATTGTAGAAAAACCACTACCCACAAGGAATCTACGAGACTGAAGTAA